In Mus musculus strain C57BL/6J chromosome 1, GRCm38.p6 C57BL/6J, a single genomic region encodes these proteins:
- the Cryga gene encoding gamma-crystallin A: MGKITFYEDRGFQGRCYECSSDCPNLQTYFSRCNSIRVDSGCWMLYERPNYQGYQYFLRRGDYPDYQQWMGFSDSIRSCRSIPYTSSHRIRLYERDDYRGLVSELMDDCSCIHDRFRLHEIYSMHVLEGCWVLYEMPNYRGRQYLLRPGDYRRYHDWGAMDAKVGSLRRVMDLY, from the exons ATGGGAAAG ATCACCTTCTACGAGGACCGCGGCTTCCAGGGCCGCTGCTATGAGTGCAGCAGCGACTGCCCCAACCTGCAGACCTACTTCAGCCGCTGCAACTCCATCCGTGTGGACAGTGGCTGCTGGATGCTCTATGAGCGCCCCAACTACCAGGGCTACCAGTACTTCCTGCGTCGCGGGGACTACCCTGACTACCAGCAGTGGATGGGTTTCAGCGACTCCATCCGCTCCTGCCGTTCCATTCCATAC ACCAGCTCTCACAGGATAAGGCTTTATGAGAGAGATGACTACCGGGGCCTTGTGTCTGAGCTCATGGACGACTGTTCCTGCATCCACGATCGCTtccgcctccatgagatctactCCATGCACGTGCTGGAGGGCTGCTGGGTCCTCTATGAGATGCCCAACTACCGAGGCCGCCAATACCTGCTCAGGCCTGGAGACTACAGGCGCTACCACGACTGGGGCGCCATGGATGCCAAGGTCGGCTCTCTGAGACGGGTCATGGATTTGTACTAA
- the D630023F18Rik gene encoding uncharacterized protein C2orf80 homolog isoform X4, which yields MERRLVKQEVKRLLGEYIGIRLRENEFDPKGRGQLTFLDDMVNQVTLAHYDLAISVASQWLDCSENLTWLQWEKVRAPLHVRPAYPNRKEREAMILSSYAGVLMNSIPIEEVLKIYGANSSASPDSTKVAQALLPRRSLHPFAMLTAPRAAECNRRQSVKLRRGATNKNTTSSSTKKATGQNGDPVGKGTHTPATKSLRNVD from the exons ATGGAAAGGAGGCTTGTGAAGCAGGAGGTGAAAAGGCTGCT GGGAGAGTATATCGGAATCAGACTTCGGGAAAATGAATTTGATCCTAAAGGAAGAGGCCAACTCACCTTTCTAGATGATATGGTAAACCAAGTCACGCTG GCCCACTATGACTTGGCCATCAGTGTTGCCAGTCAATGGCTAGATTGCTCAGAAAACTTAACTTGGCTCCAGTGGGAGAAAGT GAGAGCACCACTTCATGTCAGACCTGCGTATCCAAACCGAAAAGAGCGAGAAGCAATGATCTTATCATCATACGCTGGAGTCTTAATG AACAGTATTCCAATTGAAGAAGTCCTTAAAATTTATGGGGCCAATTCTTCTGCCAGTCCTGATTCTACCAAG GTCGCCCAGGCCCTGCTGCCCCGCCGCTCCTTGCATCCTTTTGCCATGTTGACCGCACCCAGAGCAGCAGAGTGCAACCGGAGACAGA GTGTCAAGTTGAGAAGAGGCGCAACGAATAAAAATACCACCAGCAGTTCTACAAAGAAAGCAACAGGGCAGAATGGAGATCCTGTCGGGAAAGGCACCCACACCCCAGCAACAAA GTCACTTAGAAACGTGGACTAG
- the D630023F18Rik gene encoding uncharacterized protein C2orf80 homolog isoform X3, producing the protein MQNLLARCFCRRMHVQDTSYSLGGQDTPLKWAALTGKRGEYIGIRLRENEFDPKGRGQLTFLDDMAHYDLAISVASQWLDCSENLTWLQWEKVRAPLHVRPAYPNRKEREAMILSSYAGVLMNSIPIEEVLKIYGANSSASPDSTKVAQALLPRRSLHPFAMLTAPRAAECNRRQSVKLRRGATNKNTTSSSTKKATGQNGDPVGKGTHTPATKSLRNVD; encoded by the exons ATGCAGAATCTCTTGGCAAGATGCTTCTGCAGGAGAATGCATGTGCAAGACACCTCTTACAGCCTAGGGGGACAGGATACACCGCTGAAATGGGCAGCACTTACTGGCAAAAG GGGAGAGTATATCGGAATCAGACTTCGGGAAAATGAATTTGATCCTAAAGGAAGAGGCCAACTCACCTTTCTAGATGATATG GCCCACTATGACTTGGCCATCAGTGTTGCCAGTCAATGGCTAGATTGCTCAGAAAACTTAACTTGGCTCCAGTGGGAGAAAGT GAGAGCACCACTTCATGTCAGACCTGCGTATCCAAACCGAAAAGAGCGAGAAGCAATGATCTTATCATCATACGCTGGAGTCTTAATG AACAGTATTCCAATTGAAGAAGTCCTTAAAATTTATGGGGCCAATTCTTCTGCCAGTCCTGATTCTACCAAG GTCGCCCAGGCCCTGCTGCCCCGCCGCTCCTTGCATCCTTTTGCCATGTTGACCGCACCCAGAGCAGCAGAGTGCAACCGGAGACAGA GTGTCAAGTTGAGAAGAGGCGCAACGAATAAAAATACCACCAGCAGTTCTACAAAGAAAGCAACAGGGCAGAATGGAGATCCTGTCGGGAAAGGCACCCACACCCCAGCAACAAA GTCACTTAGAAACGTGGACTAG
- the D630023F18Rik gene encoding uncharacterized protein C2orf80 homolog isoform X2, with amino-acid sequence MQNLLARCFCRRMHVQDTSYSLGGQDTPLKWAALTGKRGEYIGIRLRENEFDPKGRGQLTFLDDMVNQVTLAHYDLAISVASQWLDCSENLTWLQWEKVRAPLHVRPAYPNRKEREAMILSSYAGVLMNSIPIEEVLKIYGANSSASPDSTKVAQALLPRRSLHPFAMLTAPRAAECNRRQSVKLRRGATNKNTTSSSTKKATGQNGDPVGKGTHTPATKSLRNVD; translated from the exons ATGCAGAATCTCTTGGCAAGATGCTTCTGCAGGAGAATGCATGTGCAAGACACCTCTTACAGCCTAGGGGGACAGGATACACCGCTGAAATGGGCAGCACTTACTGGCAAAAG GGGAGAGTATATCGGAATCAGACTTCGGGAAAATGAATTTGATCCTAAAGGAAGAGGCCAACTCACCTTTCTAGATGATATGGTAAACCAAGTCACGCTG GCCCACTATGACTTGGCCATCAGTGTTGCCAGTCAATGGCTAGATTGCTCAGAAAACTTAACTTGGCTCCAGTGGGAGAAAGT GAGAGCACCACTTCATGTCAGACCTGCGTATCCAAACCGAAAAGAGCGAGAAGCAATGATCTTATCATCATACGCTGGAGTCTTAATG AACAGTATTCCAATTGAAGAAGTCCTTAAAATTTATGGGGCCAATTCTTCTGCCAGTCCTGATTCTACCAAG GTCGCCCAGGCCCTGCTGCCCCGCCGCTCCTTGCATCCTTTTGCCATGTTGACCGCACCCAGAGCAGCAGAGTGCAACCGGAGACAGA GTGTCAAGTTGAGAAGAGGCGCAACGAATAAAAATACCACCAGCAGTTCTACAAAGAAAGCAACAGGGCAGAATGGAGATCCTGTCGGGAAAGGCACCCACACCCCAGCAACAAA GTCACTTAGAAACGTGGACTAG
- the D630023F18Rik gene encoding uncharacterized protein C2orf80 homolog isoform 3 (isoform 3 is encoded by transcript variant 3): MERRLVKQEVKRLLGEYIGIRLRENEFDPKGRGQLTFLDDMAHYDLAISVASQWLDCSENLTWLQWEKVRAPLHVRPAYPNRKEREAMILSSYAGVLMNSIPIEEVLKIYGANSSASPDSTKVAQALLPRRSLHPFAMLTAPRAAECNRRQSVKLRRGATNKNTTSSSTKKATGQNGDPVGKGTHTPATKSLRNVD, from the exons ATGGAAAGGAGGCTTGTGAAGCAGGAGGTGAAAAGGCTGCT GGGAGAGTATATCGGAATCAGACTTCGGGAAAATGAATTTGATCCTAAAGGAAGAGGCCAACTCACCTTTCTAGATGATATG GCCCACTATGACTTGGCCATCAGTGTTGCCAGTCAATGGCTAGATTGCTCAGAAAACTTAACTTGGCTCCAGTGGGAGAAAGT GAGAGCACCACTTCATGTCAGACCTGCGTATCCAAACCGAAAAGAGCGAGAAGCAATGATCTTATCATCATACGCTGGAGTCTTAATG AACAGTATTCCAATTGAAGAAGTCCTTAAAATTTATGGGGCCAATTCTTCTGCCAGTCCTGATTCTACCAAG GTCGCCCAGGCCCTGCTGCCCCGCCGCTCCTTGCATCCTTTTGCCATGTTGACCGCACCCAGAGCAGCAGAGTGCAACCGGAGACAGA GTGTCAAGTTGAGAAGAGGCGCAACGAATAAAAATACCACCAGCAGTTCTACAAAGAAAGCAACAGGGCAGAATGGAGATCCTGTCGGGAAAGGCACCCACACCCCAGCAACAAA GTCACTTAGAAACGTGGACTAG
- the D630023F18Rik gene encoding uncharacterized protein C2orf80 homolog isoform 2 (isoform 2 is encoded by transcript variant 2), protein MERRLVKQEVKRLLGEYIGIRLRENEFDPKGRGQLTFLDDMAHYDLAISVASQWLDCSENLTWLQWEKVRAPLHVRPAYPNRKEREAMILSSYAGVLMNSIPIEEVLKIYGANSSASPDSTKVAQALLPRRSLHPFAMLTAPRAAECNRRQSVKLRRGATNKNTTSSSTKKATGQNGDPVGKGTHTPATNISPTPVLSSAQPFHSSTVMWRNLESAQRQMGLEGK, encoded by the exons ATGGAAAGGAGGCTTGTGAAGCAGGAGGTGAAAAGGCTGCT GGGAGAGTATATCGGAATCAGACTTCGGGAAAATGAATTTGATCCTAAAGGAAGAGGCCAACTCACCTTTCTAGATGATATG GCCCACTATGACTTGGCCATCAGTGTTGCCAGTCAATGGCTAGATTGCTCAGAAAACTTAACTTGGCTCCAGTGGGAGAAAGT GAGAGCACCACTTCATGTCAGACCTGCGTATCCAAACCGAAAAGAGCGAGAAGCAATGATCTTATCATCATACGCTGGAGTCTTAATG AACAGTATTCCAATTGAAGAAGTCCTTAAAATTTATGGGGCCAATTCTTCTGCCAGTCCTGATTCTACCAAG GTCGCCCAGGCCCTGCTGCCCCGCCGCTCCTTGCATCCTTTTGCCATGTTGACCGCACCCAGAGCAGCAGAGTGCAACCGGAGACAGA GTGTCAAGTTGAGAAGAGGCGCAACGAATAAAAATACCACCAGCAGTTCTACAAAGAAAGCAACAGGGCAGAATGGAGATCCTGTCGGGAAAGGCACCCACACCCCAGCAACAAA CATCTCTCCAACTCCTGTCCTTTCATCTGCCCAGCCCTTCCACTCCTCAACTGTTATGTGGAGGAATTTAGAATCAGCACAGAGACAGATGGGACTGGAGGGAAAGTAG
- the D630023F18Rik gene encoding uncharacterized protein C2orf80 homolog isoform X1, whose protein sequence is MQNLLARCFCRRMHVQDTSYSLGGQDTPLKWAALTGKRGEYIGIRLRENEFDPKGRGQLTFLDDMVNQVTLAHYDLAISVASQWLDCSENLTWLQWEKVRAPLHVRPAYPNRKEREAMILSSYAGVLMNSIPIEEVLKIYGANSSASPDSTKVAQALLPRRSLHPFAMLTAPRAAECNRRQSVKLRRGATNKNTTSSSTKKATGQNGDPVGKGTHTPATNISPTPVLSSAQPFHSSTVMWRNLESAQRQMGLEGK, encoded by the exons ATGCAGAATCTCTTGGCAAGATGCTTCTGCAGGAGAATGCATGTGCAAGACACCTCTTACAGCCTAGGGGGACAGGATACACCGCTGAAATGGGCAGCACTTACTGGCAAAAG GGGAGAGTATATCGGAATCAGACTTCGGGAAAATGAATTTGATCCTAAAGGAAGAGGCCAACTCACCTTTCTAGATGATATGGTAAACCAAGTCACGCTG GCCCACTATGACTTGGCCATCAGTGTTGCCAGTCAATGGCTAGATTGCTCAGAAAACTTAACTTGGCTCCAGTGGGAGAAAGT GAGAGCACCACTTCATGTCAGACCTGCGTATCCAAACCGAAAAGAGCGAGAAGCAATGATCTTATCATCATACGCTGGAGTCTTAATG AACAGTATTCCAATTGAAGAAGTCCTTAAAATTTATGGGGCCAATTCTTCTGCCAGTCCTGATTCTACCAAG GTCGCCCAGGCCCTGCTGCCCCGCCGCTCCTTGCATCCTTTTGCCATGTTGACCGCACCCAGAGCAGCAGAGTGCAACCGGAGACAGA GTGTCAAGTTGAGAAGAGGCGCAACGAATAAAAATACCACCAGCAGTTCTACAAAGAAAGCAACAGGGCAGAATGGAGATCCTGTCGGGAAAGGCACCCACACCCCAGCAACAAA CATCTCTCCAACTCCTGTCCTTTCATCTGCCCAGCCCTTCCACTCCTCAACTGTTATGTGGAGGAATTTAGAATCAGCACAGAGACAGATGGGACTGGAGGGAAAGTAG
- the D630023F18Rik gene encoding uncharacterized protein C2orf80 homolog isoform 1 (isoform 1 is encoded by transcript variant 1) encodes MERRLVKQEVKRLLGEYIGIRLRENEFDPKGRGQLTFLDDMVNQVTLAHYDLAISVASQWLDCSENLTWLQWEKVRAPLHVRPAYPNRKEREAMILSSYAGVLMNSIPIEEVLKIYGANSSASPDSTKVAQALLPRRSLHPFAMLTAPRAAECNRRQSVKLRRGATNKNTTSSSTKKATGQNGDPVGKGTHTPATNISPTPVLSSAQPFHSSTVMWRNLESAQRQMGLEGK; translated from the exons ATGGAAAGGAGGCTTGTGAAGCAGGAGGTGAAAAGGCTGCT GGGAGAGTATATCGGAATCAGACTTCGGGAAAATGAATTTGATCCTAAAGGAAGAGGCCAACTCACCTTTCTAGATGATATGGTAAACCAAGTCACGCTG GCCCACTATGACTTGGCCATCAGTGTTGCCAGTCAATGGCTAGATTGCTCAGAAAACTTAACTTGGCTCCAGTGGGAGAAAGT GAGAGCACCACTTCATGTCAGACCTGCGTATCCAAACCGAAAAGAGCGAGAAGCAATGATCTTATCATCATACGCTGGAGTCTTAATG AACAGTATTCCAATTGAAGAAGTCCTTAAAATTTATGGGGCCAATTCTTCTGCCAGTCCTGATTCTACCAAG GTCGCCCAGGCCCTGCTGCCCCGCCGCTCCTTGCATCCTTTTGCCATGTTGACCGCACCCAGAGCAGCAGAGTGCAACCGGAGACAGA GTGTCAAGTTGAGAAGAGGCGCAACGAATAAAAATACCACCAGCAGTTCTACAAAGAAAGCAACAGGGCAGAATGGAGATCCTGTCGGGAAAGGCACCCACACCCCAGCAACAAA CATCTCTCCAACTCCTGTCCTTTCATCTGCCCAGCCCTTCCACTCCTCAACTGTTATGTGGAGGAATTTAGAATCAGCACAGAGACAGATGGGACTGGAGGGAAAGTAG